In Struthio camelus isolate bStrCam1 chromosome 4, bStrCam1.hap1, whole genome shotgun sequence, a genomic segment contains:
- the RBPMS gene encoding RNA-binding protein with multiple splicing has product MSNLPAERDGGPAEPGLPEEEVRTLFVSGLPLDIKPRELYLLFRPFKGYEGSLIKLTSKQPVGFVSFDSRSEAEAAKNALNGIRFDPEIPQTLRLEFAKANTKMAKSKLVGTPNPSTPLPNAVPQFIAREPYELTVPALYPSSPEVWGPYPLYPAELAPALPPPAFTYPASLHAQMRWLPPSEAGSQGWKSRQFC; this is encoded by the exons ATGAGCAACCTCCCCGCCGAGCGGGACggcggccccgccgagcccggcctgCCCGAGGAGGAG GTCAGGACACTCTTTGTGAGTGGGCTGCCCCTGGACATCAAGCCCCGGGAACTCTACCTGCTGTTCAGGCCCTTTAAG GGATATGAAGGGTCTCTTATAAAACTTACGTCTAAGCAG cCCGTGGGGTTCGTTAGCTTTGACAGCCGCTCTGAAGCAGAAGCTGCTAAGAACGCTCTGAAC GGCATCCGCTTCGACCCCGAGATTCCCCAGACGCTCCGCCTGGAGTTCGCCAAGGCAAACACCAAGATGGCCAAGAGCAAACTGGTGGGCACGCCGAACCCCAGCACGCCTCTCCCCAACGCCGTACCTCAGTTCATCGCCAGGGAGCCGT ATGAGCTCACAGTGCCTGCACTTTATCCCAGTAGCCCTGAAGTGTGGGGGCCGTACCCTCTGTACCCAGCGGAGTTAGCACCTGCTCTACCTCCTCCTGCTTTCACGTATCCCGCTTCACTGCATGCCCAG ATGCGCTGGCTCCCTCCCTCCGAGGCTGGTTCTCAGGGCTGGAAGTCCCGTCAGTTCTGCTGA